One Hordeum vulgare subsp. vulgare chromosome 4H, MorexV3_pseudomolecules_assembly, whole genome shotgun sequence DNA window includes the following coding sequences:
- the LOC123447820 gene encoding shewanella-like protein phosphatase 2, with the protein MAPASPDVPTCGGLPAVVSAFADAFVDHAVSGIFFPTNPPPPPPPTPATFLPSPSRLVAIGDLHGDLPKSLTALRLAGLLPSANSPGSSASATSTSWSAGPTLAVQLGDIMDRGGDELRLLYFLRRLSISAAAQGGALLPILGNHEVMNVSGDFRFVTPQGLQEFSGWAGWYRAGLAIKRRCGGLEQPKNPFLGVPKAFPGIRREFWDGIRSRLAALRPDGPIARRFLADLPTVLVVGDSVFVHGGLLEANVEYGLERINAEVSDWIRGERGDNARAPEYLCGRDAVVWLRRFSEGFNCDCQRLQGVLGMIPGAKRMVMGHTIQSEGINAVCGAQAVRVDVGLSRGCGNGLPEVLEINGGGSEVRVITTDPTEAWQYRKQKPEKSATTLEKKGEVKDGLALLVRESNVLKGVEAKA; encoded by the coding sequence ATGGCCCCCGCATCCCCCGACGTCCCCACTTGCGGCGGCCTCCCCGCCGTCGTCTCCGCCTTCGCCGACGCCTTCGTCGACCACGCCGTCTCCGGCATCTTCTTCCCCACCaacccgcctcctcctcctccccccacccCCGCCACCTTCCTCCCCTCCCCATCCCGCCTCGTCGCCATCGGCGACCTCCACGGCGACCTCCCCAAGTCCCTCACCGCCCTCCGCCTCGCCGGCCTCCTGCCTTCCGCAAACAGCCCCGGCTCCAGCGCCAgcgccacctccacctcctgGTCCGCCGGCCCCACCCTCGCCGTCCAGCTCGGCGACATCATGGATCGCGGCGGCGACGAGCTCCGCCTCCTCTACTTCCTCCGTCGCCTCAGCATCTCCGCCGCCGCGCAGGGCGGTGCGCTCCTCCCGATCCTCGGCAACCACGAGGTCATGAACGTGTCCGGCGACTTCCGCTTCGTCACGCCTCAGGGCCTGCAGGAGTTCTCCGGCTGGGCTGGCTGGTACCGAGCTGGCCTTGCCATCAAGCGCCGCTGTGGCGGGCTCGAGCAGCCCAAGAACCCCTTCCTCGGTGTCCCCAAGGCCTTCCCCGGCATCAGGCGGGAGTTTTGGGACGGCATCCGATCCCGCCTCGCCGCGCTCCGCCCTGACGGCCCCATCGCGCGGAGGTTCTTGGCTGACCTGCCCACCGTCCTTGTAGTGGGCGACTCGGTGTTCGTCCATGGCGGCCTTCTTGAGGCCAATGTCGAGTATGGCCTGGAGAGGATCAACGCGGAGGTCAGCGACTGGATCCGGGGTGAGCGTGGGGACAATGCCAGGGCGCCAGAGTATCTGTGCGGCCGAGACGCTGTAGTGTGGCTCAGGAGGTTCTCTGAAGGCTTCAATTGCGACTGCCAGAGACTTCAGGGCGTTCTTGGGATGATCCCTGGAGCAAAGAGGATGGTGATGGGGCACACGATACAGAGCGAGGGAATCAATGCAGTTTGCGGGGCACAGGCCGTCAGGGTGGATGTTGGTTTGTCGAGGGGATGTGGTAATGGGCTGCCGGAGGTGCTCGAGATCAATGGTGGTGGATCAGAGGTGAGGGTGATCACAACAGATCCAACAGAGGCCTGGCAGTACCGGAAGCAGAAGCCGGAGAAATCTGCCACGACATTGGAGAAGAAAGGGGAGGTAAAGGATGGACTTGCATTGTTGGTAAGGGAGAGCAATGTATTGAAAGGTGTAGAAGCTAAGGCTTAG